A section of the Leptotrichia sp. HSP-342 genome encodes:
- a CDS encoding HMA2 domain-containing protein, with the protein MLQNFYGVIQVKHYQNGRLRLQTDALKENEELEQEFLNNMRQLSGIHSVSVNSIIGSILIYFDEKIIESSFLYLIVLKLLHLEEKTLKNKPGKVKKMLKQAFESVDMAIYNKSRGYLDLKTLVAGIFAFYGIKKLREIPKLPTGTTLLWWAFIFLSEGKRK; encoded by the coding sequence ATGTTACAAAATTTTTATGGCGTTATTCAAGTAAAACATTACCAGAATGGACGGTTGAGACTTCAAACAGATGCATTAAAAGAGAATGAGGAGTTAGAACAGGAATTTTTAAATAATATGCGTCAATTATCAGGAATACACTCAGTAAGCGTTAATTCAATTATTGGAAGCATCTTAATTTATTTTGATGAAAAAATTATTGAGAGTTCGTTTTTGTATTTAATCGTTCTAAAATTGCTCCATCTAGAAGAAAAAACCTTAAAAAATAAGCCTGGAAAAGTAAAAAAAATGTTAAAACAGGCATTTGAATCTGTTGATATGGCTATTTACAATAAAAGTAGAGGTTATCTGGACTTAAAGACATTAGTTGCAGGAATTTTTGCTTTTTATGGCATTAAAAAATTAAGAGAAATTCCAAAATTGCCTACAGGTACTACTTTATTATGGTGGGCTTTTATTTTTTTATCAGAAGGGAAAAGAAAATAA
- a CDS encoding HMA2 domain-containing protein, giving the protein MLENLFKATYLMFNQIKVVHSIPGRLRLSVPNLSKIPEELKKYDYRVTELILSKKGIKSIEYSYVTNKILLYYDVKLISEKQILDWLNKVWKTMINHSELYENKSLKEIEDNLDTFYNIIKEL; this is encoded by the coding sequence ATGTTAGAAAATTTATTTAAGGCTACATATTTGATGTTTAACCAGATAAAGGTTGTACACAGTATTCCTGGCAGATTAAGGCTTTCGGTCCCAAATTTGTCAAAGATTCCAGAAGAATTAAAAAAATATGATTATCGAGTTACAGAACTTATTTTATCAAAAAAAGGCATAAAAAGTATTGAGTATTCGTATGTGACAAATAAAATTCTGCTTTACTATGATGTAAAATTAATTTCAGAAAAACAAATACTAGACTGGCTGAACAAAGTCTGGAAAACTATGATTAATCATTCTGAATTATATGAAAATAAATCCTTAAAGGAAATAGAAGATAATTTGGATACTTTTTATAACATAATTAAAGAACTTTAA
- a CDS encoding heavy metal translocating P-type ATPase, with amino-acid sequence MLNKDYLLDCKILHEIRGRIRIKSRALKYLGIHKEEITKQLMQVHYIQSVEISSITGTILVYFDNFSLTGENLISLLQNTLNTYLVDIYKNEKKQISNKYVIERRLQEESPQEIIKNIGAAVLLLLLPNPNIKLTGIRRLFNYKTLSTVSLALPVLKNGIYSLIQNKRPNADTLSSTAIVSSIILGSERTALTIMILEKFAELLTVYTMKKTRGVIKDMLSVGENYVWKQSDDGNTAKKVPIEEISKGDFILVQTGEKISVDGTIEKGEAIIDQSAITGEYMPVTKKAGEEVFAGTLLKSGNITVKAEKVGDDRTASRIIKLVEDAAFNKADIQSYADTFSAQLIPLNFLLAGIVYVSTKNLQKALSMLVIDYSCGIRLSTATAFSASINTAAKNGILIKGSNYLEELSRSDTVIFDKTGTITEGKPKIQTLKTFGKNMKDNRMLALAAAAEETSSHPLASAILNEIKNRGLKIPKHKESVIKVARGIETFVNKDIIRVGSLKYMEENDISLEVASDIVKGMQNRGEIVIYVAKNNDLIGVIGVSDPPRENIKKAMNRLRNQGIDDIVLLTGDLRQQAETIASRMSMDRYESELLPEDKAKDILKFRSIGSKVIMIGDGINDAPALSYANVGIALGSSRTDIAMEAADVTITSDDPLLIPGVIGLAKNTVKIIKQNFAMAIGINSFALVLGATGLLPAIYSSILHNSITILVVGNSLRLLKYDVNK; translated from the coding sequence ATGTTAAATAAAGATTATTTGCTGGACTGCAAGATTTTACACGAAATTCGTGGAAGAATCAGAATAAAATCAAGAGCTTTAAAATATCTTGGAATTCATAAGGAAGAGATAACAAAGCAGCTAATGCAGGTTCATTATATCCAAAGTGTTGAAATTTCAAGTATTACAGGAACTATTCTTGTTTATTTTGACAATTTCTCATTAACTGGTGAAAACTTAATATCTTTACTTCAAAATACATTAAATACATATCTAGTAGATATATACAAAAACGAAAAAAAACAAATATCAAATAAATATGTGATTGAAAGACGTCTGCAGGAAGAATCTCCACAGGAAATTATTAAAAATATTGGTGCTGCTGTACTTTTACTGCTACTGCCAAATCCAAACATAAAATTAACAGGAATCAGACGGCTATTTAACTACAAAACTTTATCAACAGTTTCTTTAGCCCTGCCTGTTTTAAAAAATGGAATTTATTCTCTTATTCAAAATAAGCGTCCCAACGCAGATACTCTAAGTTCTACAGCTATTGTCAGCAGCATTATTTTAGGAAGTGAACGAACAGCTTTGACAATTATGATTTTAGAAAAATTTGCAGAGCTTCTGACTGTTTATACAATGAAAAAGACACGTGGCGTAATTAAAGACATGTTAAGTGTTGGAGAAAACTATGTCTGGAAGCAGTCTGATGATGGAAATACGGCCAAAAAAGTTCCAATTGAAGAAATTAGCAAGGGAGATTTTATACTTGTTCAAACTGGGGAAAAAATAAGTGTGGATGGAACGATTGAAAAAGGTGAGGCGATAATTGATCAGTCGGCAATTACTGGGGAATATATGCCTGTTACGAAAAAGGCTGGAGAAGAAGTTTTTGCAGGAACACTTTTAAAAAGTGGAAATATTACTGTAAAAGCTGAGAAGGTTGGAGATGACAGGACAGCTTCTAGAATTATAAAATTAGTGGAAGATGCCGCTTTTAACAAGGCTGATATTCAATCTTATGCCGATACATTTTCTGCACAGTTAATCCCGCTTAACTTTCTGCTCGCCGGAATTGTCTATGTTTCAACGAAAAACTTGCAAAAAGCCCTTAGTATGCTTGTAATTGACTATTCATGCGGAATAAGACTGTCAACAGCAACAGCATTTTCAGCTTCAATTAATACAGCGGCTAAAAATGGAATTTTGATTAAAGGAAGCAACTATCTGGAAGAACTTTCAAGATCTGACACAGTAATATTTGACAAAACAGGTACAATTACCGAAGGAAAACCTAAAATTCAAACGCTGAAGACTTTTGGAAAAAATATGAAAGACAACCGAATGCTTGCACTAGCTGCCGCGGCTGAAGAAACTTCATCACATCCTTTAGCAAGTGCAATTTTGAATGAAATTAAAAATAGAGGATTAAAAATTCCAAAACATAAGGAATCCGTTATTAAAGTTGCAAGAGGGATAGAAACTTTTGTAAATAAGGATATTATTCGTGTAGGAAGCCTGAAATACATGGAAGAGAATGATATTTCACTAGAAGTGGCAAGTGATATAGTGAAGGGAATGCAAAATCGTGGAGAAATTGTAATTTACGTGGCTAAAAATAATGATTTAATAGGTGTTATCGGTGTTTCAGATCCGCCTAGGGAAAATATAAAAAAGGCAATGAATCGGCTAAGAAATCAAGGAATAGATGATATTGTACTGTTAACGGGAGATTTGAGACAGCAGGCTGAAACTATCGCTTCAAGAATGTCAATGGATAGATACGAGTCTGAATTGCTTCCTGAGGACAAGGCTAAAGATATTTTAAAATTCCGTTCAATTGGTTCAAAAGTTATTATGATAGGTGACGGAATAAACGACGCTCCTGCCCTTTCCTACGCAAATGTAGGAATAGCTCTAGGAAGTTCACGTACCGACATTGCGATGGAAGCTGCTGATGTTACAATAACTTCAGACGACCCATTACTAATACCAGGTGTAATTGGTTTAGCAAAAAACACTGTAAAAATAATAAAGCAGAATTTTGCAATGGCAATTGGAATAAATAGTTTTGCCCTTGTATTAGGTGCAACAGGACTTCTGCCTGCAATATACAGTTCAATTTTGCATAACTCTATCACAATTTTAGTAGTTGGAAATTCATTGCGACTATTAAAATACGATGTTAATAAATAA